The DNA region TAACACTTTTGTGATTTTTGCATCTGACAACGGTTCCGACCGAGAGGGGTCAAACGATCCTTTGAGCGGTGGAAAATGGGGGGTTGGTGAAGGCAGCTACCGCGTGCCCTGTCTTGCCCGGTGGCCGGGTGTTATTCCGGCGGGGATAATATGTGATGAATTCATTTCGATCATGGATATATTGCCGACCTACGCCGCTTTTGCCGGTACACAGCAGTATCTGCCGACATTTAAATATGACGGGTTCAATCAGAGCCAAGTCTTTCTGGATCCCAACTCAAAATCCTCACGTGATGAGCTTCCATACTACAAAAATCGTCGTCTTGAAGCATTCCGGAAGGGAGACTATAAAGTTCATTTCTCCCGGGGTGACGATACCGCGGGACTGCATTCGGGCGATCCGTACCTTCTATACAATGTTAAGGATGACCCTGCCGAGTCGAATAATCTTATCAATGATCCCTCGTATAAATCAATTGTCGATGAGATCGTTGCCGCGCGTAATGAATGGCGGACCGAACTGGGCGATTCACTCACCGGCGTGGGTGGTAATTCCCGGCGCTCTCATGGGAATTGCGGGTAGAAGTGAAAACGAGGAACACAACGATTGTTATTTGCTATTTTCTTGTTAGGCTTCCTCGTTCAACAATCATTCCTTCAATCTCGACAATACCATTTTTTGACGGCAGATTTGCTGCGTAGCTGTTGGTGACAAAGCCGAGCATTGCGTTGACCGCCGCGGGCATATTGAAATTATATGACGTAAGCCCGTTGCGCAGCGCCCGGTAGCTGTCGTCAAAAGAGATGACTGATATGTCGTCAGGAACTTTGTATCCTTTATCATTCAGATAATCCTGTGCAATGGTGCCCAGGAAATCGGTGGGGAATACCCAGGCGCTGATTGACCGGTCGTTGCATAACTTATCAAACAACGGATTAAGCTTGTATCGTAACTCGCCCCACCGGACGGCTCGAGTCCGGATAAGCTCGACAACCGGGTCGATCTCTATTTTGAATTCATCAGGTATCGATGTTTTCCACTGCTCGTAGTAATCAATCAATTTACCGATGTCTGTTCGTTGTACGGCTTCCTGTTTATGAGAGAGAGCTTCGACAAAAGGGACGACATTGTCTATATTGCCTGCTTCTTTGTACACCGACTGCAGCCCCTCGATCCGTCGAATCGACCAGACATTTGCATGGAACGGCGAAATATATGCTATCCGCTTATGCTCGAGCGAAAGAAGGAGCCGGGCTACCTGCTGCGCGGGAACAGGAGAAATGGTGTTGCGGAAGAAGCGGAACAGCCGGGAAGACAAATGGCGGGGGACCGCAGGCCACGCACCGGTTTCATCAAGCACCGCGACCGGCTTTTTGGTCTGCGCGAGGGAATTGACAATAACGGTGTGTGTATCATCGGCGATGTTGCTCAGATAAAGATAGCCGAGAACCTCATCACCGCGACTTAAATTGCATGCTTCGCCGCTCCCGATCAATCGGGGAAATATACCGTTCTCCTGCTTTTCCACGCCGATAAGTTCAAGGGGGATTTCCGCTTGAGCACAGGAAACTTCCAGACTCCGCAAAAAAGTTTCATCATGCATACCAAGTGCAAGATGACCGTTTTCCCAGTGCCCCACAAGGATTATCCGGACATTCGATCTCCTTTTTGCGACCGCTGCAACAGCATACCCCCGGTTCCGGGGAATAATTATTCCCTCTTCAACAAGCGCATCGAGTGCTTTT from Chitinivibrionales bacterium includes:
- a CDS encoding GntR family transcriptional regulator, with protein sequence MWKATQKLQKQGILSSIKGHYIIINKPDSDHQESSGQSLIPDRAPILWEKIKAQLAKDILNHVFPPDNPLPSLKELQHHYHINFRTLRKALDALVEEGIIIPRNRGYAVAAVAKRRSNVRIILVGHWENGHLALGMHDETFLRSLEVSCAQAEIPLELIGVEKQENGIFPRLIGSGEACNLSRGDEVLGYLYLSNIADDTHTVIVNSLAQTKKPVAVLDETGAWPAVPRHLSSRLFRFFRNTISPVPAQQVARLLLSLEHKRIAYISPFHANVWSIRRIEGLQSVYKEAGNIDNVVPFVEALSHKQEAVQRTDIGKLIDYYEQWKTSIPDEFKIEIDPVVELIRTRAVRWGELRYKLNPLFDKLCNDRSISAWVFPTDFLGTIAQDYLNDKGYKVPDDISVISFDDSYRALRNGLTSYNFNMPAAVNAMLGFVTNSYAANLPSKNGIVEIEGMIVERGSLTRK